Below is a window of Ilyobacter polytropus DSM 2926 DNA.
TCTGGCTCTAAAATGCCAAGAGCTGATTGGGAGTATATGAAGGAAATCCTATTTAAGTATCCATCAATTTTGGAACAACAGAAGATAGCCAACTTCCTGTCAGGGATAGACAAGAAGATAGAGCTGGTGGAGCAGGAAACGGAACAGGTAAAAGAGTTCAAGAGAGGGCTGTTGCAGCAGATGTTTGTGTAAAACTATTAGAGACTCCGTTATGGGAGTCTCTTTTTGTTATGAATAAGGTAAATTTTACGCCGGCGGAACAATAATATAATTTAGCTTTAAGGCCTAGCTCCTTTTTTCCCGAATTTTTTCACCAATCACATATTTAGCTCAACAAAAAAGAGATAATATCAAGCTATAGAATACCTTGATATTAAAGAGATAGCCCGTCAGTAAAAATTCCTTAGCGTTATAAATCCGCATTTTCCTGAGGGAGTGTGAAGTTTTTTCTGTAAATGGATAAATAGCTTCCTGTCATAACGTTAAATTTAATAGATTTTTCATAAATCTATATATTACTAGCATAGTATTAAAATTTTAGCATGTCAAGAAAACCCTTTAAACTAGGGCGGATTTGACATGCTATTTTTACTCTGGAAGTCTTCCTTCATACATAATTGAAAGCTCTCCATAGACTTTACCCCAGCCCCTCAGAGGAATCTTCCATTTTTTACTTGCTTGCTTTGTAGCTAAATATAATGCTTTCAGAAGGGCTTGATTCGATGGAAATACACTCCTTTGTGCGTTCGGCGCTTGTATGTGCTATTAAGGCTCTCTATGGCATTAGTGGTATAAATAACTTTCCTAACCTCTGGAGAGAATTTGTAAATAGGTGTTAGAACGTTCCAGTTCGTTTCCCAGCTCTTCATAGAATTAGGATATTTCACTTGCCACTTAGTCTTAACCTCTTGTAAAAGATCGTATCCGACCTCTTCTGTAGGAGCTGTATATATTGACTTCAAATCACAAGCAAACCTCTTTTTTTCCTTATGAGATACATATTTTAAAGTATTTCTAACTTGGTGAACGATACACCTCTGATACTCGGTATTAGGGAATGCTATTTGGATACTCTCTTTGATCCCACTTAGACCATCAGCACACATAATCAAGATGTCTTTGACACCTCGATTTTTGAGTTCATTAAGCACACCAAGCCAGTATTTACTACTTTCATTTTCACCAATATATAGCCCTAACACTTCTTTTTTACCATCTTTACTAATACCTAAAACAACATAAGCAGCTAATTTTTTTATTACTTTTTCATGCCTGACTGAGAAGTGAACCGCATCAATGAAAACGATTGGATATATATCATCTAATGGCCTATTTTGCCACTCCATAATCTCAGGTAAGATCTTGTTAGTAATGTTAGAAACAAAGCTTTCGCTTGCTTCAAACCCATATATTTCTTCAATTTGATCTGAAATTTGTCTAGTAGTTAGTCCTCTAGCATACATTGAAATAATCTGATTTTCAATGTGTGATATATCTTTTTGTCGCTTTGGAACGACTAAAGGCTCAAATGAACTCTCACGGTCCTGCGGAACTGAAAGGTTAATTTCTCCTTGATGACTTCTAAGTTTCTTACTCTTATGCCCATTCCTAGAATTAGTAGAATCACTAATTTGTCCTTTTTCATAGCCAAGATGTTCATCCATCTCAGCTTCAAGCATCTTTTTGATTCCATCGCCAAGTAAGTCTTTTGGAGCTTCTTGTAGATCATCAGTAGATTTAATATCGTAATTTTCAAAAAGAAGATTGAGAGCCATCTCTCTTCCTGGTATCAATTTTTCTTTTTTTGCCATAATAAAAAGCCTCCTTAAGATAATATATTTATTACCACAGGAAGCTAATTATTGAAATCTATTTACAGACTTTTTTGCACACCCTCTTTCCTGACGGGACCCCCTATAGTATTACTTTTTATATTCTTTTAATTCACCAATACCAGAGAAATAAAACATGTCTTCAATTATATTGCGAGTCTTATCAGGGTTGTAGGCATTATAATCAGGATTCAGAATTGCATATAAAACTCCAACTTCGATGGATCTGATAAACTTAAGATTATATATTATAGTTTCAGAATTGATACATTCAAATCTTACAAACCTATCTAAATAAGTATCGCTTAAATATGATTTTGAGTACCTAATATCACCTTCCTCGTTTATAACTTTAAAAATAGGTCCTATAAGATTATAAGTTTCTACCCTTTCTGGACTAGGGTTTCCTCTTGATTCTTTTGTTCCTCCTATCCAAGAACCTGCGATTTTCTTTTTTGCTGGTATACGTCCTATTTCAATACCTTGTTTACTAAGTTCCTCTTCTGCTTTTATCATGCTTAACCTCCTAAAAATACTTAAAAATTTAGCTAAAGTTAATAATTTATGTATTATTTTTTAAGAATATCTTTTATAAATTAATCCATGGCATAGGTAACCCTTCTATACCATACTTTTCAACTACATCTACAGCACTCTATTTGAATTTCATTTAAAACTTTCGTCTTCTATCTCGTGCATTTTAATTAAGGATATTAACCCTGCTAAGGTAGATTCAGCTCCTTGATTTTTGCTTACTCCGTGAGAATCCAATCCATCTCTACACCCACCATCATCATAGTTATATATAGGTATTTTTAGATCATTTTCTCCCAAAAACCATGCCATACATTTTTTACATTCATTTAGCCACCATGGGTCCTTTGTAGTTTTATATACGTGTAAGCAAGCATTGAGTAAGCACATAGCCTCTACTGGTTGCTGACCAAATACAATTTTTTCTCTATCTTTAGCAAACCAACCCTCATTTCCTATTACAGAAAGGTGTCCCTCTGGAGCGGTTTGAATTTCCAGTAACCATTTCAGAGACTGAATTCCTGTGTTATACATGTCCTTATCATCTATCGTTTCGCCAGTTATTATTAAAGCATGGGGTAAAATTCCATTAGAATAGGTAATGGTTTCCTCGCACCAAAGCCAATCACTGGTTACTGTTTTCTTGTATAGGCTATGAATTTTTTCAGCTAAAATTCTTTTAATTAATCTTTTTTCCAAGTCTTCCGAATTTACTTCTAGATATGCCGACAAACCAAGTACTGTAAAAGCCCAAGCTCTAGGAGATGTGAAATCTCTCACCACAGAAAGTGCATATATGAACAGATCTATAGCATTGGAACGGATAGATTCATCCATTATATTTTTAATTGTAACTCCTAGTGCCCAAAGAGCTCTTCCGTGAGAATCTTCACTGCCTATATTTTCTTGCCACCTTCTGTCGTAAGACATTAAGTTTGCAAATCTATTTGTCTTTTCATCAAAGGAATAATTTAAAAAAGCCAAATACTTCTTAATAAAAGGATATATACTCCTATCTCCTCTAAGCTTGTAATACATCGATGCAACGATTAGTGCCCTGGCATTATCATCTACACAATATCCATGATTTAAATCTGGAATAGTATATTTTGCATGTTGAAGTATTCCTGTATCATCGGTCAATATTTTTAGATGAGATAAGTCTATCTCGGGTAATTCATAAGATATTCTTTTTGACCTTCTTTCATCCTCTGATTCATATTTTGGAGATATATTGATATTCTTTTTCTCTTTGCACTCCACTATGACCTTCAAATAACTCTTGGCAACCTCCGACCAAATCATAGATCTAACATAATTATAAGCCTTTCTTCTTATATTTTCACGCTTCTCTGAATCTGATAATAATATGTTTATTTCTCTAGCTAAGCTTTCTGAATCTCTAAAGGGTACTAATATCCCTCTTCCTTCTGCTAAGAGTTCTTCAGCGTGCCAAAATGGCGTAGATACAACTGCTGCCCCTGACCCAAGAGCATAGGCTAATGTTCCAGAAGTTATCTGTTCTTTATTTAAATATGGTATAGAGTATACAGTAGATGTTTTTATATAGCTTACAAGAGTCTCTTGGTCTACAAATTTATTATGAAAAACAACATTTTTTTCTAAGTTTAAACTTCTTATCAGTTCTTTTAATTTTTCTCTATATACATCTCCTGTTTTCTTTACAATATTAGGATGTGTTTTCCCCAAGATTAAATAAACCGCATTAGGATTTTTCTTTATAATAGCTGGCATTGCTTTGATCATAAATTCCAGACCCTTGCCAGGACTTAAAAGACCAAAGGTAAGAATAATTTCTTTTCCTTCTAAACCTATTGCATCGTTGTATATACCCTGATCCTCATAAGTGGTGTTTGGTATTCCGTGGGGAATAAATACCACAATTTCTTGAGGAATACCGTATACTCTAGTCAGTATGTCGAAAGCTTTTCTACTCATTACCAATAGTTTTTCAGAGTATTTAGCCAAATCATTCATTACTTTTCTTTGCTCAAAACTTGGATTTTCCAATACAGTATGAAGGTTGGTTAAAACAGGTATATCTAACCTTTTCATCAGTTCTATGATGTATTCACCATCTGCACCGCCATAGATTCCATATTCATGCTGAATAACTACAGCTCTATAATTATTCCCGTTCAGATATTGAGCTACTTTAATATATTCTTCCATGTTACCTTCTTGAATTGTTAGTTTTACTTCAGAAGGATAATTATAACCTTCTTCTTTGTCATTCATAGCTATATTTATTAATCCATTTTCCCCACGTAATTCATTGGTTATTGCCTTACTCAGATCTGTTGTAAAAGTGGCTATTCCACACTGTCTTGGGAGATAATTCCCTATAACACATATTTTTTCTTGTCCATTTATAATCTTATTTATCATTTTTCCAACTCCCTAGTTTATCATGTAATCCAGTAATTCCTTTACTGAAATTAAAACTATTCCTGAATTTGTGTCTGACATTGCATAAGGAATGATTAAATTATCTCCATGGATGATTCCTCCGCAAGAGTAAACTACATTTGGAACATACCCATTTCTTTCGCTTTCTAACGGTTCTAAAATTGGTTTACTGGTCGCCCCTATTACTTTTCTTGGATCCTCTAGATCCAATAGGATTGCTCCTATACAATAATTTCTCATAGCCCCAACACCGTGAGTTAAAACTATCCATCCTCTATCTGTTTCTGTCGGAGACCCACAGTTCCCAATCTGCATAAATTCCCAATCATATTTAGGTCGTCTTAGCAGCTCAGAAGTTTCCCAAAAATGAATGTTTTCAGAAGACATTATATATAGATTTTCTCCATCAACTCTAGAAAGCATTACATATTTCCCATTGATTTTTCTTGGAAAAAGAGCCATCCCTTTATTAGCTGCATACTCTCCGTTTAACGTTATAGCTTTATAGCTAAAGAAATCTTTAGTTTCCAATATTTGGGGAAGAATCTTAATTCCATTATAGGCCGTATACGTAGCGTAATAAACTACCTCTCCATCATCATATTTAAATCGTACAAACCTTGCATCTTCTATTCCATTACTTTCATTTTGTGAACTAGGGAATACGATCCTTTCGGATAATTTTTGATCTATTTTAAACTGTAGCTCATAATTAGATTCTGCCAACCATAATATGGTGTCTTTTAGATCATGATTTTTTTTTTCTGGTGATATATTTAAAAGATCCCGGAGCTCAGATAAACTGAATTCATCTGATAGTTGTTCTTTTAGATTTGATAAGGAACTACAGTCTTCATTCATTTCATTTAATTTACAAAAGAATATATCTTTTTTATATACAGGATTTTTCACGGCTATTGCCCTTTCTACAAAGGGACTCACCTCGTCAAATTCAAAGTTGCCTTCTTTATCTACCATTCCGCCCCTAAACTCTATAGAGGATAGGTGTCCCTCTCCTACTGCCCTAAAACTTAATATAAATCTTATACTCCCTTCTGGAACTTGAGTTTGATCTGGATGTTTTACAATAGATGGATTAAAAAAAGCTGCTGATTGAACTGTATACTCTTGGGAAAAATAAGCTCCCAGAAGAGCTCTTTTCACCTCACTTATCCTTTGATTCGAAGGAATATGCTCTTTTATTCTATTATAGTGTTTATCCAGTGCATCCCAGATATTTTTATGCCTTCCTGAGAAGTTTTCTATTGTATCCTGTAAAATATTATTGGCTTCCTCATCTGATAAGTTTAAAACGTGATTTATGATATTATCTATACGTCCTTCACCTGAAGGTATATGAGATTTTATAATTACTCTTGATGGATCTGGTCTAAATATCTTGTCTATCCTCCTTACATTTAATTTTCCCATTTTAATCCCTCTCCTTTAAACACATATCTATTAACTTATTTATATTGGCTTCTCCTACACACATGACACTGTCGGCACCGCCCCAATAAATCTTCAGAGTCCCATCCCCTTCGTCCACTGCTCCACAGGTAAAGACTACGTTGGGCACATAGCCTGTTACTTCCCAGGGATCTTCTGGCTCCAAGATCCACTCATCTGAAACTCCCAATACAATAGATGGATCCTCCAAATCATGAAGTGCTACCCCAAGTCTGTAAACAGATCCTGACATGGTTTTAAATACACCATGATATATATTTAGCCATCCTTTTT
It encodes the following:
- a CDS encoding glycosyltransferase family 4 protein, translated to MINKIINGQEKICVIGNYLPRQCGIATFTTDLSKAITNELRGENGLINIAMNDKEEGYNYPSEVKLTIQEGNMEEYIKVAQYLNGNNYRAVVIQHEYGIYGGADGEYIIELMKRLDIPVLTNLHTVLENPSFEQRKVMNDLAKYSEKLLVMSRKAFDILTRVYGIPQEIVVFIPHGIPNTTYEDQGIYNDAIGLEGKEIILTFGLLSPGKGLEFMIKAMPAIIKKNPNAVYLILGKTHPNIVKKTGDVYREKLKELIRSLNLEKNVVFHNKFVDQETLVSYIKTSTVYSIPYLNKEQITSGTLAYALGSGAAVVSTPFWHAEELLAEGRGILVPFRDSESLAREINILLSDSEKRENIRRKAYNYVRSMIWSEVAKSYLKVIVECKEKKNINISPKYESEDERRSKRISYELPEIDLSHLKILTDDTGILQHAKYTIPDLNHGYCVDDNARALIVASMYYKLRGDRSIYPFIKKYLAFLNYSFDEKTNRFANLMSYDRRWQENIGSEDSHGRALWALGVTIKNIMDESIRSNAIDLFIYALSVVRDFTSPRAWAFTVLGLSAYLEVNSEDLEKRLIKRILAEKIHSLYKKTVTSDWLWCEETITYSNGILPHALIITGETIDDKDMYNTGIQSLKWLLEIQTAPEGHLSVIGNEGWFAKDREKIVFGQQPVEAMCLLNACLHVYKTTKDPWWLNECKKCMAWFLGENDLKIPIYNYDDGGCRDGLDSHGVSKNQGAESTLAGLISLIKMHEIEDESFK
- a CDS encoding glycoside hydrolase family 130 protein; its protein translation is MGKLNVRRIDKIFRPDPSRVIIKSHIPSGEGRIDNIINHVLNLSDEEANNILQDTIENFSGRHKNIWDALDKHYNRIKEHIPSNQRISEVKRALLGAYFSQEYTVQSAAFFNPSIVKHPDQTQVPEGSIRFILSFRAVGEGHLSSIEFRGGMVDKEGNFEFDEVSPFVERAIAVKNPVYKKDIFFCKLNEMNEDCSSLSNLKEQLSDEFSLSELRDLLNISPEKKNHDLKDTILWLAESNYELQFKIDQKLSERIVFPSSQNESNGIEDARFVRFKYDDGEVVYYATYTAYNGIKILPQILETKDFFSYKAITLNGEYAANKGMALFPRKINGKYVMLSRVDGENLYIMSSENIHFWETSELLRRPKYDWEFMQIGNCGSPTETDRGWIVLTHGVGAMRNYCIGAILLDLEDPRKVIGATSKPILEPLESERNGYVPNVVYSCGGIIHGDNLIIPYAMSDTNSGIVLISVKELLDYMIN